The Deinococcus humi genome includes a window with the following:
- a CDS encoding DUF2254 domain-containing protein — protein sequence MKRTWLRLRQISQGFWFIPAVMTLLALVLAEAGISAEETYGVPDGLTFVYGGGETGSRSLLSAIAGSSIGVAGTVFSITIAALSYAAGSMGPRLLDNFTRDRGNQLTLGTFIATFAFALYTLRTVTGSEDQPFVPHYNVTFALVLAIVSVAMLVYYLAHVTGSINMTHVANLLRDDMRDALMRATLKEEPGQDLAVAPPPEFWAGGEVLHAPRSGYLQLTDNDLLLRRAEEADVALLLHVRPGDYVFPNSVIAVGVPRLPADVIDALTLGDRRTVGQDLEYSVRQLSEVAARALSPGVNDPVTAIDIIDRFGDALCSLQDRRWPDGVYHVDHVVRLVVPVTDFVGLAKSMFSMIRQYGKGSPSVMVRMLEVFSITASCLKDAERRAVIRWHAELVREDALANIENSADRADIEARYRELLDTLANGQAAEVLKAAEHTVQQTQGNRAN from the coding sequence ATGAAACGGACCTGGCTGCGTCTGCGCCAGATCAGCCAGGGCTTCTGGTTCATTCCCGCCGTGATGACCCTGCTGGCCCTGGTGCTGGCCGAGGCCGGCATCAGCGCTGAGGAGACTTACGGTGTCCCGGACGGCCTGACTTTCGTGTACGGGGGCGGTGAAACTGGTTCGCGCAGCCTGCTGTCGGCCATTGCGGGCAGCAGCATCGGCGTGGCTGGCACGGTCTTTTCCATCACCATCGCCGCGCTGTCGTATGCCGCTGGGTCAATGGGACCACGCTTGCTGGACAACTTCACGCGGGACCGGGGCAACCAGCTCACGCTGGGCACGTTTATCGCCACCTTCGCCTTCGCGCTGTATACCCTGCGCACTGTGACAGGCAGCGAGGACCAGCCTTTCGTCCCCCACTACAACGTGACCTTCGCGCTGGTGCTGGCGATCGTCAGCGTCGCCATGCTGGTGTACTACCTGGCGCACGTTACCGGCTCGATCAACATGACCCACGTCGCCAATCTGCTGCGCGACGACATGCGTGACGCCCTGATGCGGGCCACCTTGAAGGAAGAGCCGGGCCAGGATCTGGCGGTGGCCCCCCCACCCGAGTTCTGGGCAGGCGGCGAGGTCCTGCACGCGCCCAGGAGCGGGTACCTGCAACTGACCGACAACGACCTGCTGCTCAGGCGGGCCGAGGAGGCAGACGTGGCCCTGCTGCTGCATGTCCGGCCGGGCGACTACGTGTTTCCCAACTCGGTGATTGCGGTGGGGGTGCCCAGGCTCCCGGCGGACGTGATAGACGCGCTCACCCTGGGAGATCGCCGCACCGTGGGGCAGGACCTCGAATACAGCGTGCGCCAGCTCTCAGAGGTCGCTGCCCGCGCGCTCAGCCCCGGCGTCAACGATCCGGTGACGGCCATCGACATCATCGACCGCTTCGGCGACGCGCTGTGCAGCTTGCAAGACCGCCGCTGGCCCGATGGGGTGTACCACGTAGACCATGTGGTGCGCTTGGTGGTCCCCGTCACCGATTTTGTCGGCCTGGCGAAGAGCATGTTTTCGATGATCCGCCAGTACGGCAAGGGCAGCCCCAGCGTGATGGTCCGGATGCTGGAGGTGTTCAGCATCACCGCCTCGTGTCTGAAAGACGCCGAGCGCCGCGCCGTGATTCGCTGGCACGCCGAACTGGTCCGCGAGGACGCCCTGGCCAATATTGAAAACTCGGCGGACCGCGCTGATATCGAGGCCCGCTACCGCGAGCTGCTCGACACCCTGGCGAACGGCCAGGCCGCCGAGGTATTGAAGGCTGCCGAACACACAGTTCAACAGACGCAGGGCAATCGGGCGAACTGA
- a CDS encoding mechanosensitive ion channel family protein: MNLELSAVWTRMQNLLQSFLVTIPNILIGLLVFLVFMGIARAVSNAVTSVAQRAGQPRGIALVFSRIVSWLVLAVGVLVALTVIFPTLTAASLFGALGVSGVAIGFAFKDIFQNLLAGILILVTRPFRIGDQIVSGDHEGVVEDIQVRATLLRTYDNRRVVIPNSELYTNRVTVNTAYDHRRLSVTVGIGYGDDIAAARKLILETLGGLDGLLQDPAPSVLVRELGDFSVNLDVRFWIDPPVRKEAVEAQDTVLEAIRNALPAAGFDLPFPTQQLLFHDQTEATDGDRTKQREGWPARQDNPQSRQQLQREAGQARPQPDAAPQ, encoded by the coding sequence ATGAATCTCGAATTGAGCGCCGTCTGGACGCGAATGCAGAACCTGCTCCAGAGCTTTCTCGTGACCATTCCCAACATCCTGATCGGTCTGCTGGTGTTCCTGGTCTTCATGGGAATTGCCCGGGCAGTGAGCAACGCCGTGACCAGCGTGGCCCAGCGCGCGGGGCAGCCCAGGGGCATTGCGCTGGTGTTCTCGCGCATCGTGTCGTGGCTGGTCCTGGCAGTAGGGGTGCTGGTGGCCCTGACCGTGATTTTCCCGACGCTGACCGCCGCCTCGCTGTTCGGGGCCCTTGGCGTGAGCGGCGTGGCCATCGGCTTTGCTTTTAAGGACATCTTCCAGAACCTGCTGGCGGGCATCCTGATTCTGGTCACGCGCCCCTTCCGGATCGGTGACCAGATCGTCTCCGGCGATCACGAGGGCGTCGTGGAGGATATTCAGGTGCGCGCCACGCTGCTGCGCACCTACGACAACCGCCGGGTGGTCATTCCCAATTCCGAGCTGTACACCAACCGCGTCACCGTGAACACGGCTTACGACCACCGCCGGCTGTCTGTCACGGTGGGCATCGGTTACGGCGACGACATCGCGGCGGCCCGCAAGCTGATCCTGGAGACGCTGGGCGGGCTGGACGGACTGCTGCAAGACCCTGCCCCCAGCGTGCTCGTCAGGGAACTGGGCGACTTCTCGGTGAACCTGGACGTTCGGTTCTGGATTGATCCGCCCGTCCGCAAGGAGGCCGTGGAAGCCCAGGACACCGTGCTGGAAGCGATCCGCAACGCCCTGCCCGCGGCCGGATTTGATCTGCCCTTTCCCACCCAGCAGCTTCTCTTCCACGATCAGACCGAGGCCACGGATGGCGACCGCACGAAGCAGCGCGAAGGCTGGCCCGCTCGCCAGGACAATCCACAGAGCAGACAGCAGCTCCAGCGTGAAGCCGGGCAGGCCCGGCCTCAACCGGACGCAGCGCCGCAATGA
- a CDS encoding DUF421 domain-containing protein codes for MELFWTVLKDLLTPENGWSLELVVRIVLSTALLFGYIVILARSFGARTFATFTSYDFLTNVAAGSLVASAILGKSIVESSLSLLVLVGLQWMVSALSARSQRAQRTFDNGPVVLVERGQIRKEAMRHARVSEAILYEELRQAGVNSVDGVAFAVLESGGRISVLQEPEEGSISRAIRPTVKAT; via the coding sequence ATGGAATTGTTCTGGACCGTCCTGAAAGACTTGCTGACCCCGGAGAACGGCTGGTCACTGGAGCTGGTGGTGCGGATCGTCCTCAGCACGGCGCTGCTGTTCGGGTACATCGTCATCCTGGCCCGGAGTTTCGGCGCGCGGACATTCGCCACCTTCACCTCCTACGACTTTCTGACCAACGTGGCGGCCGGATCGCTGGTCGCCAGCGCGATTCTGGGCAAGAGCATCGTGGAGAGCAGCCTGAGCCTGCTGGTGCTGGTGGGGTTGCAGTGGATGGTCTCGGCCCTCAGCGCCCGCTCGCAGCGTGCCCAGCGTACCTTTGACAACGGACCCGTGGTCCTGGTGGAACGTGGGCAGATTCGCAAGGAGGCCATGCGCCACGCCCGCGTTTCGGAGGCGATCCTGTATGAGGAACTGAGGCAGGCAGGCGTGAACAGCGTGGACGGCGTGGCCTTCGCGGTGCTGGAATCCGGCGGGCGCATCAGCGTTTTGCAGGAGCCCGAGGAGGGCAGCATCAGCCGCGCGATCCGGCCAACAGTCAAAGCGACATGA
- a CDS encoding glutamine--tRNA ligase/YqeY domain fusion protein, with amino-acid sequence MTAPDTHPPEPAAARVAPNFITEIIERDLQSGKYTGIVTRFPPEPNGYLHLGHTFASFLDFQTAVQFAGRYHLRLDDTNPEGESQEFAEGIMADLRWLGWDWGENLFYASDNFERYYEYAEQLIRQGDAYVDSVSGEEMARLRGDAHTPGTPSEYRDRSVEENLDLFRRMRAGEFPDGAHVLRGKIDLASANMKLRDPVLYRIKRAWHYRAGDAWCIYPMYDFQHPLQDAIEGVTHSMCSLEFVDNRAIYDWLMERLDFAPRPHQYEFGRRSLEYTIVSKRKLRQLVRDGHVSGWDDPRMPTLRAQQRLGVTPEAVRAFASQIGVSRTNRTVDIAVYENAVRDDLNHRAPRVMAVLEPLRVTLQNLAETRTLQLPYWPHDVIEASVDGLVALPGGERVAPGQAVRDVPLSRELFIEREDFSATPPKGYKRLTPGGTVRLRGAGIIRADRFDTDESGNVTHIHATLLGEEAKAGGVIHWVSAEHAIAAEFRLYDRLFRVANPEGDNPDDIAPDFDPEQTSHDSGPLDTGFLRYLNPGSLRITRGYVEASVANDPADTRYQFERQGYFWRDPVDSREDAPVFGRIITLKDAWAQAQKTESGKSRVEGKKPKAEVAPSAAGGGQLALTPEQEAEVTRLTGLGAAQGDARTIARDGALLGFLAGAVPDEGFAQVASWTVNDLATPLRAGTVRLGAAELSPLAGLLASGKITSRVARDALARAAESGEAPVAIIEREGLSAGLSEAELERIVAGVLAEHPTETEAYRGGKTALLGFFTGQIMRLSKGKAEPGRVARVLKAALDGS; translated from the coding sequence ATGACTGCGCCCGACACCCATCCGCCCGAGCCCGCCGCGGCGCGGGTGGCCCCCAATTTCATCACTGAGATCATCGAACGTGACCTCCAGAGCGGCAAGTACACGGGCATCGTGACCCGCTTTCCGCCCGAACCCAACGGCTACCTGCACCTGGGGCATACCTTCGCGTCGTTCCTGGATTTCCAGACCGCCGTCCAGTTCGCGGGCCGCTACCACCTGCGGCTGGACGACACCAATCCGGAGGGCGAGTCCCAGGAATTCGCCGAGGGCATCATGGCGGATCTGCGCTGGCTGGGCTGGGACTGGGGCGAGAACCTGTTCTACGCCTCCGACAACTTCGAGCGCTACTACGAGTACGCCGAGCAGTTGATCCGGCAGGGCGACGCCTACGTGGACAGCGTGAGCGGCGAGGAGATGGCCCGCCTGCGCGGCGACGCCCACACCCCCGGCACGCCCAGTGAATACCGGGACCGCAGCGTGGAGGAGAACCTCGATCTGTTCCGCCGCATGCGGGCGGGAGAATTTCCTGACGGGGCACACGTCCTGCGCGGCAAGATCGATCTGGCCAGCGCCAATATGAAACTGCGCGATCCGGTGCTGTACCGCATCAAGCGCGCGTGGCATTACCGCGCCGGGGACGCGTGGTGCATCTATCCCATGTACGACTTCCAGCATCCCCTTCAGGACGCCATCGAGGGAGTCACCCACAGCATGTGCAGCCTGGAGTTCGTGGACAACCGCGCCATCTACGACTGGCTGATGGAGCGTCTGGACTTTGCCCCGAGGCCCCACCAGTACGAGTTTGGGCGGCGCAGCCTGGAGTACACCATTGTCAGCAAGCGCAAGCTGCGGCAACTGGTCAGGGACGGCCACGTGAGCGGCTGGGACGATCCCCGCATGCCCACGCTGCGTGCCCAGCAGCGGCTGGGGGTCACGCCGGAAGCGGTTCGCGCCTTCGCCAGCCAGATTGGGGTGAGCCGCACCAATCGTACCGTGGACATCGCCGTCTACGAGAACGCCGTGCGCGATGACCTGAATCACCGCGCCCCCAGGGTGATGGCGGTCCTGGAGCCCCTTCGCGTGACGCTGCAGAACCTGGCGGAGACGCGCACCCTGCAGCTCCCGTACTGGCCGCACGACGTGATCGAGGCGTCCGTCGATGGTCTGGTGGCGCTGCCTGGTGGCGAGCGGGTGGCCCCTGGACAGGCTGTGCGCGACGTGCCCCTGAGCCGTGAACTGTTCATCGAGCGCGAGGACTTCAGCGCCACGCCCCCAAAAGGGTACAAGCGCCTGACCCCCGGCGGCACGGTGCGCCTGCGTGGGGCGGGCATCATCCGTGCCGACCGCTTCGACACGGACGAAAGCGGCAATGTGACCCACATCCACGCCACGCTGCTGGGCGAGGAGGCGAAGGCGGGCGGGGTGATCCACTGGGTTAGTGCCGAGCACGCCATCGCCGCCGAGTTCCGCCTGTATGACCGCCTGTTCCGTGTCGCCAATCCGGAGGGTGACAATCCCGACGACATCGCCCCCGACTTCGATCCCGAACAGACCAGCCACGACAGTGGGCCACTGGACACCGGCTTCCTGCGCTACCTGAATCCCGGCAGCCTGCGGATCACGCGCGGCTACGTGGAGGCCAGCGTCGCCAACGATCCGGCAGACACCCGTTACCAGTTCGAGCGTCAGGGCTATTTCTGGCGCGATCCGGTGGATAGCCGGGAGGACGCTCCGGTGTTCGGGCGCATCATCACCCTCAAGGATGCCTGGGCGCAGGCGCAGAAAACGGAAAGTGGCAAGTCGAGGGTGGAAGGGAAGAAACCCAAGGCCGAGGTCGCCCCCTCTGCCGCGGGCGGGGGGCAGCTTGCCTTGACGCCCGAACAGGAGGCCGAGGTCACACGTCTAACGGGTTTGGGCGCTGCCCAGGGCGACGCGCGGACGATTGCGCGGGACGGGGCGTTGCTGGGCTTCCTGGCCGGTGCCGTGCCGGACGAGGGATTCGCCCAGGTGGCGTCGTGGACGGTCAACGATCTGGCGACGCCTTTGCGGGCCGGAACGGTCAGGTTAGGGGCCGCCGAACTCTCGCCGCTGGCCGGGTTGCTGGCCTCCGGCAAGATCACCTCGCGGGTGGCCAGAGACGCTCTGGCCCGCGCCGCCGAATCCGGCGAGGCTCCTGTCGCCATCATCGAGCGCGAGGGCCTGAGCGCCGGACTGAGTGAGGCCGAACTGGAGCGTATCGTGGCCGGGGTGCTGGCGGAACATCCCACCGAAACCGAAGCTTACCGGGGCGGCAAGACCGCGCTGCTGGGCTTTTTCACCGGACAGATCATGAGGCTCAGCAAGGGCAAGGCAGAGCCGGGACGGGTGGCGCGGGTCTTGAAAGCGGCGTTAGACGGCAGCTGA
- a CDS encoding tetratricopeptide repeat protein: MIDADTTWQQACTALAGGDYEMAFGVLDSALDEAMPTRAGAGRSGASQTGLATAARLCLYLGSLHALYGDAATEQLGTALSEARRLNAGVAGDPLYLALSAELDARTRGPHAALPDEKIRETADPVARFHALCALALAEQPQAALDLPLATGELPPHLRWRLRSWQADSQEQLGNTADAINLYAEAAHLAGGLDRAVMLQEQAALLIQDGQPDVAKSVLDGARLLYGTKQTARSNPAQAEDEGLNLATWHYLRAQALLQMDQPEAALEMIREADRLERQHGTPGYVVTLLRGQILSHLGQQEKAIEAFEAALELAEEVDRPYANHELGVALLDMDRPVEARDRLEIALNEPNYPYQPEVLADIAECDYRLGRMPEAQLAAEQALAQGAVIPASLVLGSVALDYFQLDEALEHYERVVREAAPDSRDWIIGHQMAADVMAQQGFPNPAAAIAHAQQALEHTAESDDWHSTLQDLLARAQTLMGQQDGRMLN; this comes from the coding sequence ATGATTGACGCGGACACCACCTGGCAACAGGCTTGCACGGCACTCGCTGGAGGCGACTACGAGATGGCCTTCGGGGTGCTGGACTCGGCGCTGGACGAGGCCATGCCCACAAGAGCGGGAGCGGGCAGATCGGGCGCCAGCCAGACTGGGCTGGCCACGGCGGCGCGCCTGTGCCTGTATCTGGGCAGCCTGCACGCGCTGTACGGCGACGCGGCCACCGAGCAGCTCGGCACGGCGCTGTCGGAGGCCCGCAGGCTGAACGCGGGGGTGGCGGGTGACCCACTGTACCTGGCCCTGAGCGCTGAACTGGATGCCCGCACGCGCGGCCCGCACGCAGCGCTGCCCGACGAGAAGATCCGGGAGACGGCCGATCCGGTGGCCCGGTTCCATGCGCTGTGCGCCCTGGCGCTGGCCGAGCAACCGCAGGCAGCGCTGGACCTTCCCTTGGCAACGGGCGAACTGCCCCCGCACCTGCGCTGGCGCCTGCGCTCGTGGCAGGCCGACAGCCAGGAACAACTGGGGAACACCGCAGACGCCATCAACCTGTACGCAGAGGCCGCGCACCTGGCGGGCGGTCTGGACCGCGCCGTCATGCTGCAGGAACAGGCCGCGCTGCTGATTCAGGACGGTCAGCCCGACGTGGCCAAGAGCGTTCTCGATGGCGCACGGCTGCTCTACGGCACCAAGCAGACGGCGCGGTCCAATCCCGCGCAGGCCGAGGATGAGGGGCTGAATCTGGCCACCTGGCACTACCTGCGCGCCCAGGCCCTGCTGCAGATGGATCAGCCGGAAGCCGCCCTGGAGATGATCCGTGAGGCCGACCGGCTGGAGCGCCAGCACGGCACGCCGGGCTACGTGGTGACGCTGCTGCGCGGTCAGATCCTGAGTCACCTGGGCCAGCAGGAAAAGGCCATCGAGGCGTTCGAGGCCGCCCTGGAGCTGGCCGAGGAGGTGGACCGTCCCTACGCCAACCACGAGCTGGGCGTGGCCCTGCTGGACATGGACCGCCCGGTGGAGGCCCGTGACCGGCTGGAAATTGCCCTGAACGAGCCCAATTACCCCTACCAGCCGGAGGTCCTGGCCGACATCGCCGAGTGCGACTACCGCCTGGGGCGCATGCCGGAGGCGCAATTGGCCGCCGAACAGGCCCTGGCACAGGGCGCGGTGATCCCCGCCAGCCTGGTGCTGGGCAGCGTGGCCCTGGACTACTTCCAGCTGGACGAGGCGCTGGAACACTACGAGCGTGTGGTGCGCGAGGCCGCCCCCGACAGCCGCGACTGGATCATCGGCCACCAGATGGCCGCTGACGTGATGGCCCAGCAAGGTTTTCCCAATCCCGCCGCTGCCATTGCCCACGCCCAGCAGGCGCTGGAACACACGGCTGAAAGTGACGACTGGCACAGCACCCTGCAAGATCTGCTGGCGCGGGCGCAGACCCTGATGGGCCAGCAGGACGGACGGATGCTGAACTAG